A single genomic interval of Suncus etruscus isolate mSunEtr1 chromosome 10, mSunEtr1.pri.cur, whole genome shotgun sequence harbors:
- the HNF4G gene encoding hepatocyte nuclear factor 4-gamma isoform X1 has protein sequence MMRVSEPILDMDMANYSEVLDPTYTTLEFETMQILYNSNDSSAPETSSMNTVDSGVNSLCAICGDRATGKHYGASSCDGCKGFFRRSIRKSHVYSCRFSRQCVVDKDKRNQCRYCRLRKCFRAGMKKEAVQNERDRISTRRSTFDGSNIPSINTLAQAEVRSRQISASSPGVSTDINVKKIASIGDVCESMKQQLLVLVEWAKYIPAFCELPLDDQVALLRAHAGEHLLLGATKRSMVYKDILLLGNNYVIHRNSCEVEISRVANRVLDELVRPFQEIQIDDNEYACLKAIVFFDPDAKGLSDPIKIKNMRFQVQLSLEDYINDRQYDSRGRFGELLLLLPTLQSITWQMIEQIQFVKLFGMVKIDNLLQEMLLGGTTNDVNHLHHPMHQHLSQDPLNGQTILLGPMSTLVHTDQISTPETPLPSPPQGSGQEQYKITSNQASVISHQSLSKQKQL, from the exons ATGATGAGGGTATCGGAACCGATACTTGACATGGATATGGCAAATTACAGTGAAGTTTTGGATCCAACTTATACAACTTTGGAGTTTGAAACTATGCAGATTTTATATAATTCAAATG ATAGttctgccccagagacctcaagTATGAATACAGTAGACAGTGGTGTCAACTCTCTTTGTGCTATATGCGGAGACAGAGCGACAGGAAAGCACTATGGAGCATCAAGCTGTGATGGGTGCAAAGGCTTCTTCAGGCGAAGCATACGCAAGAGTCATGTTTATTCTTGCAG GTTCAGTCGACAGTGTGTAGTggacaaggacaaaagaaatcaATGTAGATATTGTCGATTAAGAAAGTGCTTTAGagcaggaatgaaaaaggaag CCGTGCAGAATGAACGTGATAGAATAAGTACCAGAAGAAGCACATTTGATGGCAGCAATATTCCCTCCATTAACACACTGGCGCAAGCTGAAGTTCGATCAAGACAG ATATCGGCTTCAAGCCCAGGTGTAAGCACTGACATAAATGTTAAGAAAATTGCAAGTATTGGTGATGTCTGTGAATCAATGAAACAACAGCTGTTAGTCCTCGTGGAATGGGCTAAATACATCCCTGCCTTCTGTGAGTTACCGCTGGATGATCAG GTGGCACTGTTGAGAGCTCATGCGGGGGAACACTTATTGCTTGGAGCGACAAAGAGATCCATGGTGTATAaagatattttgcttttgg GAAACAACTATGTCATTCATCGAAACAGTTGTGAAGTGGAGATCAGTCGTGTGGCCAATCGGGTTCTAGATGAGCTGGTCAGACCGTTTCAAGAAATTCAGATCGATGACAATGAATATGCCTGTTTAAAGGCGATCGTCTTTTTTGACCCAG ATGCAAAAGGTCTAAGTGATCCCATCAAGATTAAGAACATGAGATTCCAAGTGCAGCTAAGTTTAGAGGATTACATCAACGACCGGCAGTATGACTCCCGGGGAAGGTTCGGGGAACTGCTTCTGCTCCTGCCCACGCTGCAGAGCATCACTTGGCAAATGATTGAGCAAATACAATTTGTCAAACTTTTTGGAATGGTTAAAATCGATAACCTACTTCAGGAAATGTTATTGGGTG GTACTACCAATGACGTTAATCATCTCCATCATCCAATGCATCAACATTTGTCTCAGGATCCATTAAATGGACAAACAATACTTTTAGGTCCCATGTCAACGTTGGTGCATACGGACCAGATCT cTACTCCTGAAACTCCACTCCCTTCCCCACCACAaggctctggacaagaacagtaTAAAATAACTTCAAATCAAGCTTCAGTTATATCACACCAGTCTCTTTCTAAACAAAAGCAATTGTGA
- the HNF4G gene encoding hepatocyte nuclear factor 4-gamma isoform X2: protein MNTVDSGVNSLCAICGDRATGKHYGASSCDGCKGFFRRSIRKSHVYSCRFSRQCVVDKDKRNQCRYCRLRKCFRAGMKKEAVQNERDRISTRRSTFDGSNIPSINTLAQAEVRSRQISASSPGVSTDINVKKIASIGDVCESMKQQLLVLVEWAKYIPAFCELPLDDQVALLRAHAGEHLLLGATKRSMVYKDILLLGNNYVIHRNSCEVEISRVANRVLDELVRPFQEIQIDDNEYACLKAIVFFDPDAKGLSDPIKIKNMRFQVQLSLEDYINDRQYDSRGRFGELLLLLPTLQSITWQMIEQIQFVKLFGMVKIDNLLQEMLLGGTTNDVNHLHHPMHQHLSQDPLNGQTILLGPMSTLVHTDQISTPETPLPSPPQGSGQEQYKITSNQASVISHQSLSKQKQL from the exons ATGAATACAGTAGACAGTGGTGTCAACTCTCTTTGTGCTATATGCGGAGACAGAGCGACAGGAAAGCACTATGGAGCATCAAGCTGTGATGGGTGCAAAGGCTTCTTCAGGCGAAGCATACGCAAGAGTCATGTTTATTCTTGCAG GTTCAGTCGACAGTGTGTAGTggacaaggacaaaagaaatcaATGTAGATATTGTCGATTAAGAAAGTGCTTTAGagcaggaatgaaaaaggaag CCGTGCAGAATGAACGTGATAGAATAAGTACCAGAAGAAGCACATTTGATGGCAGCAATATTCCCTCCATTAACACACTGGCGCAAGCTGAAGTTCGATCAAGACAG ATATCGGCTTCAAGCCCAGGTGTAAGCACTGACATAAATGTTAAGAAAATTGCAAGTATTGGTGATGTCTGTGAATCAATGAAACAACAGCTGTTAGTCCTCGTGGAATGGGCTAAATACATCCCTGCCTTCTGTGAGTTACCGCTGGATGATCAG GTGGCACTGTTGAGAGCTCATGCGGGGGAACACTTATTGCTTGGAGCGACAAAGAGATCCATGGTGTATAaagatattttgcttttgg GAAACAACTATGTCATTCATCGAAACAGTTGTGAAGTGGAGATCAGTCGTGTGGCCAATCGGGTTCTAGATGAGCTGGTCAGACCGTTTCAAGAAATTCAGATCGATGACAATGAATATGCCTGTTTAAAGGCGATCGTCTTTTTTGACCCAG ATGCAAAAGGTCTAAGTGATCCCATCAAGATTAAGAACATGAGATTCCAAGTGCAGCTAAGTTTAGAGGATTACATCAACGACCGGCAGTATGACTCCCGGGGAAGGTTCGGGGAACTGCTTCTGCTCCTGCCCACGCTGCAGAGCATCACTTGGCAAATGATTGAGCAAATACAATTTGTCAAACTTTTTGGAATGGTTAAAATCGATAACCTACTTCAGGAAATGTTATTGGGTG GTACTACCAATGACGTTAATCATCTCCATCATCCAATGCATCAACATTTGTCTCAGGATCCATTAAATGGACAAACAATACTTTTAGGTCCCATGTCAACGTTGGTGCATACGGACCAGATCT cTACTCCTGAAACTCCACTCCCTTCCCCACCACAaggctctggacaagaacagtaTAAAATAACTTCAAATCAAGCTTCAGTTATATCACACCAGTCTCTTTCTAAACAAAAGCAATTGTGA